The following are from one region of the Patescibacteria group bacterium genome:
- a CDS encoding pseudouridine synthase: MKIILQKYIAQSGFSSRRRAEELIRQGKVIVNEKVAKLGDKIDEENLPEIFVDGRELRLPEAKIYIKLNKPAGYTSTAARFKGEKNVFSLVKVKERLFIVGRLDKASRGLILLTNDGELANKLTHPRYEKEKEYIAIVSGKNIDTKKAVSQFSAGIDIGEGDGIVRAKRVKYQSGGKFSIVLTEGKKRQIRRMFKALGLEVMDLIRVRIGKLGLGSLKEGEWKKLTGEEIKKLES, encoded by the coding sequence ATGAAAATAATCCTCCAAAAATATATTGCCCAATCCGGCTTTTCTTCAAGGCGCAGGGCCGAAGAGCTAATCCGGCAGGGAAAAGTAATTGTTAACGAAAAAGTTGCTAAGCTTGGCGATAAAATTGACGAAGAAAATCTGCCGGAGATTTTTGTCGATGGCAGAGAATTAAGGTTGCCAGAAGCGAAAATATATATTAAATTGAATAAGCCGGCCGGATATACCTCGACCGCGGCCCGCTTTAAAGGCGAAAAGAACGTATTTAGTCTGGTAAAGGTAAAAGAGCGGCTTTTCATTGTCGGGCGATTAGATAAAGCGAGCCGAGGCTTAATTCTTTTAACTAACGACGGCGAGCTCGCCAATAAGCTTACCCATCCGCGATATGAAAAAGAAAAAGAATATATTGCAATCGTTAGCGGCAAGAACATAGATACTAAAAAAGCGGTGAGCCAATTTAGCGCCGGTATAGATATCGGCGAAGGCGATGGAATCGTCCGGGCGAAAAGAGTTAAGTATCAGAGCGGTGGAAAATTTTCAATAGTTTTAACCGAAGGAAAGAAACGCCAGATCCGGCGGATGTTTAAAGCTTTGGGGCTTGAGGTAATGGATTTAATAAGAGTAAGAATCGGGAAGTTGGGGTTAGGCAGTTTAAAAGAAGGGGAGTGGAAAAAACTGACCGGCGAAGAGATAAAAAAACTGGAGTCATAA